A genomic segment from Zygotorulaspora mrakii chromosome 1, complete sequence encodes:
- a CDS encoding M20 family metallo-hydrolase has translation MTEVKLRTASQNILKASMAGSLSIVPGRLNETIIKTGLHFGCASKWGDEHHEFGMRRLAGTSVDGEIKDWFIMECKLLGCSIIIDRIGNIFAVFSGKKRGKPTAIGSHLDTQPEAGKYDGILGVLAGLEVLRTFKENGYVPNFDVCVVCWFNEEGARFPRYCMGSSVWANRYDIEDAYGMKSVTESTSETVYDSLKKIGYLGETPASYRENEIDAHFELHIEQGPVLEDEKKKIGVVTGVQACYWELFTVTDTGSHAGTTPRRLRKDALLMSARMILKAEEIAIRWGGLFTCGVIEAKPSSVNIVPGKVSFTLDFRHESDEILSSMLRETKSAYDEMIKENESGELSWTSELLVNTPVVEFDEKCIKCVSKSARDQFPDTDIREIWSGAGHDSCQINFRVPTSMIFIPSKNGLSHNYREYSSPEQIEDGFKVLLGSIINYDNMRLDRGF, from the coding sequence ATGACAGAAGTAAAGTTGCGTACTGCCAGtcaaaatatattgaaagCTAGTATGGCGGGCTCACTATCTATTGTGCCAGGGAGATTAAACGAGACAATAATCAAGACCGGCTTACATTTTGGCTGTGCTTCAAAGTGGGGCGATGAACATCATGAGTTTGGAATGCGAAGATTAGCAGGGACCTCTGTGGATggagaaatcaaagactGGTTCATTATGGAATGCAAACTGCTTGGATGCAGTATTATCATCGACAGAATCGGTAACATATTTGCTGTCTTTTCagggaaaaaaagaggtaAGCCCACAGCAATTGGGTCGCACTTGGATACTCAACCTGAGGCTGGAAAATATGATGGAATATTAGGAGTTTTAGCCGGTCTGGAGGTTTTGAGAACTTTTAAGGAGAATGGCTATGTTCCTAACTTTGACGTGTGTGTAGTTTGCTGGTTTAATGAAGAAGGTGCCCGCTTTCCGAGATATTGTATGGGTTCCAGCGTGTGGGCGAATAGGTATGATATCGAAGATGCATATGGAATGAAATCTGTTACTGAAAGCACCTCCGAAACCGTGTACGActcattgaaaaagattggATATCTAGGGGAAACGCCAGCATCATACCGAGAAAATGAGATAGATGCACACTTTGAGTTGCATATTGAGCAGGGGCCAGTCCTCgaggatgaaaaaaagaaaataggAGTAGTTACTGGGGTACAGGCATGCTATTGGGAATTGTTCACCGTCACAGATACCGGAAGTCATGCCGGAACCACACCAAGGAGGTTAAGAAAGGATGCCTTATTGATGTCTGCAAGAATGATACTGAAAGCTGAGGAGATTGCTATCAGGTGGGGCGGCTTATTTACTTGTGGTGTCATAGAAGCTAAGCCCTCATCGGTTAATATTGTTCCCGGTAAGGTGTCCTTTACGCTGGATTTCCGACATGAATCTGATGAAATACTGAGTAGCATGCTCAGAGAAACGAAATCAGCGTATGATGAAATGatcaaggaaaatgaaagtggCGAATTGTCATGGACTTCAGAATTACTTGTCAATACGCCCGTTGTAGAATTTGACGAAAAATGTATCAAGTGCGTTTCTAAGTCAGCGAGAGATCAATTCCCCGATACCGATATTAGGGAAATTTGGTCAGGAGCAGGGCATGATTCATGTCAAATAAATTTTCGGGTTCCAACTTCAATGATATTCATTCCTTCAAAGAATGGATTATCTCATAACTACCGGGAATATTCTTCTCCGGAACAAATCGAGGATGGCTTTAAAGTACTTCTAGGTTCCATTATAAACTATGATAACATGAGACTTGACCGAGGCTTTTGA